In Prunus dulcis chromosome 1, ALMONDv2, whole genome shotgun sequence, the following are encoded in one genomic region:
- the LOC117614061 gene encoding probable indole-3-pyruvate monooxygenase YUCCA4, with protein MGSCKENQQENPQQSNCGFVQGPIIVGAGPSGLAAAACLSNHGVPSLILEKSDCIASLWQHKTYDRLKLHLPKQFCELPLMGFPEDFPRYPTKFQFISYMETYASHFSIKPKFNQAVQSAEFDSGFWRVKTQDFEYISKWLIVATGENAEPVIPEIGGMEKFQGPILHTSLYKSGSDFKNQRVLVVGCGNSGMEVSLDLCRHNANPHMVVRNTVHVLPREMFGFSTFGIAMALLKWLPLKLVDKVLLLLATIILGNTDQLGLRRPKTGPIELKNATGKTPVLDVGALSQIKSGKIKVVVEGVKEITRNGARFMNGQEKEFDSIILATGYKSNVPTWLKGCDFFTKDGMPKTPFPDCWRGSEGLYTVGFTRRGLLGTASDAVEIANDVAQLWKTNKDCRSSCNSHIILLK; from the exons ATGGGTTCTTGTAAAGAAAACCAACAAGAAAACCCACAACAATCAAATTGTGGGTTTGTTCAAGGGCCTATAATTGTAGGCGCAGGACCATCTGGTCTTGCAGCAGCTGCTTGCCTCTCCAACCATGGCGTCCCTTCGCTAATTCTTGAGAAAAGTGACTGCATAGCTTCTCTATGGCAGCACAAGACCTACGACCGCCTCAAGCTTCACCTTCCCAAACAATTCTGTGAGCTTCCACTCAtgggcttccctgaagatTTCCCAAGGTACCCAACAAAATTCCAGTTCATTTCCTACATGGAAACCTATGCTTCACACTTCTCAATCAAGCCCAAGTTCAACCAAGCTGTTCAGAGCGCTGAGTTTGATTCTGGGTTTTGGAGGGTTAAGACTCAAGATTTTGAGTACATTTCCAAGTGGCTTATTGTGGCCACAGGTGAGAATGCTGAGCCTGTTATACCAGAAATTGGTGGGATGGAGAAATTTCAAGGCCCTATTCTTCACACCAGTCTCTACAAATCTGGCTCTGATTTCAAAAACCAAAGAGTTTTGGTTGTTGGCTGTGGAAATTCTGGCATGGAAGTCAGCCTAGACCTCTGCAGACACAATGCAAATCCTCATATGGTTGTTAGAAACACT GTTCATGTTCTACCAAGAGAGATGTTTGGTTTCTCAACCTTTGGAATTGCAATGGCACTTCTCAAATGGCTGCCGTTGAAACTTGTTGACAAGGTCCTCTTGCTACTGGCCACAATCATCCTAGGCAACACAGACCAATTAGGCCTCAGGAGGCCAAAAACTGGTCCAATTGAGCTAAAAAATGCCACAGGAAAAACCCCCGTGCTTGATGTAGGAGCATTGTCACAGATAAAATCTGGCAAAATAAAG GTGGTGGTGGAAGGTGTGAAAGAGATAACAAGAAATGGAGCCAGATTTATGAATGGACAGGAAAAGGAGTTTGATTCTATAATCTTAGCAACTGGGTACAAAAGCAATGTGCCTACTTGGCTCAAG gGTTGTGATTTTTTCACCAAAGATGGCATGCCCAAAACACCCTTTCCTGACTGCTGGAGAGGAAGTGAAGGACTTTACACAGTTGGCTTCACAAGAAGAGGGCTTCTTGGAACGGCCTCTGATGCTGTTGAGATTGCCAACGACGTTGCTCAACTTTGGAAGACAAACAAAGACTGCAGGAGTTCTTGTAATTCTCATATTATTCTTCTGAAATAA